The following are from one region of the Alicyclobacillus fastidiosus genome:
- a CDS encoding amino acid ABC transporter permease, with protein sequence MGLDFSQIDPMFILKGVLVTLEFTVMSTVFGFILGTLLSIIKVSKFAPLRWFGIAYTSVFRGTPLLVQVSLAYFAVPQLTGYDIPALQAGVITFSLNSAAYVSEVIRAGILAVPAGQRDAALSLGVPYRKMMRDIILPQAVKNILPALVNESIALLKDSSLVSVITANDLMRRAQITMANTYRYFEPLILIAAIYYVIVMFLTWLGLRLERRLRKSD encoded by the coding sequence ATGGGTTTGGATTTTAGCCAGATTGACCCGATGTTTATCTTAAAGGGCGTCCTGGTCACACTCGAATTCACAGTGATGTCCACCGTCTTTGGCTTTATTCTCGGGACGCTCTTGTCCATCATCAAAGTTTCGAAGTTTGCACCGTTGCGCTGGTTCGGCATCGCCTACACGTCGGTGTTCCGCGGAACTCCTCTGTTGGTACAAGTCAGCCTGGCCTATTTCGCCGTACCACAGCTGACCGGGTACGATATCCCGGCCTTGCAGGCGGGCGTCATTACATTCTCATTGAACTCGGCTGCCTACGTGTCGGAAGTCATCCGTGCTGGAATCCTCGCGGTGCCAGCGGGACAACGGGATGCTGCACTGTCTCTTGGCGTGCCATACCGCAAGATGATGCGAGACATCATCTTGCCGCAGGCTGTGAAAAATATCTTGCCCGCGCTCGTCAACGAAAGTATTGCACTGCTCAAGGACTCGTCGCTGGTCTCCGTGATCACGGCGAACGACTTGATGCGCCGCGCGCAAATCACGATGGCGAACACGTACCGCTACTTCGAACCGCTGATTCTGATTGCGGCCATCTACTACGTCATCGTGATGTTCTTGACTTGGCTCGGACTGCGTTTGGAGAGGAGGCTGCGCAAGAGTGATTAA
- a CDS encoding cobyrinate a,c-diamide synthase: protein MRRPRIVIAGASSGAGKTTVTLGIMAALKQRQLQVQGFKVGPDYIDPSYHTALTGRPSRNLDTWMMAKEIVREVFDRGSRDADISVIEGVMGLYDGKDPLSNGGSTAEVSSLLDASVILVVNVASMARSAAAVVLGFQQLDPQVKLAGIIVNRVGSKGHYELVKAAIEQVCNVPVVGYLLWQDEIDIPSRHLGLVPAIERGEMAPLFEVLGKTAEGSIDIDRILELAQFDAQWHAPRPSLFAEPRRAPFVRLAVARDSAFNFYYPENLELIEWYGAEIEYFRPLDGEPVPLTADGLYLGGGFPEEFAAQLSARDQVLASALQVVSCGMPVFAECGGWMFLTSSLADRAGTQHRMVGAIPAAVQMQNKRVALGYREVTAVADNLLLCKGETARGHEFHYSTASFEPQNWPFAYVSEGRRGVNQEGYAKGNVLAGYTHLHFASNPKMVKRLLRACQVYRESRLGLGRATAVRGEIS from the coding sequence ATGAGGCGGCCGCGAATCGTGATTGCAGGCGCCAGCAGTGGGGCGGGGAAAACGACGGTCACGCTGGGGATTATGGCGGCTTTGAAGCAGCGCCAGTTGCAGGTACAGGGGTTCAAGGTGGGCCCGGATTATATCGATCCGAGTTACCACACGGCGTTGACTGGCCGCCCGTCGCGCAACCTCGATACGTGGATGATGGCCAAAGAGATCGTCCGGGAGGTGTTCGATCGCGGCAGCCGCGACGCCGACATCTCGGTCATCGAAGGCGTGATGGGGCTGTACGACGGGAAGGATCCGCTGTCGAACGGCGGGAGTACCGCCGAGGTCAGCAGCTTGTTGGACGCGTCGGTCATCCTGGTCGTAAACGTCGCCAGTATGGCGAGAAGTGCAGCCGCCGTCGTGCTTGGCTTCCAGCAGTTGGACCCACAAGTCAAGCTGGCGGGTATCATCGTCAACCGCGTGGGCAGCAAGGGCCACTATGAGCTGGTGAAGGCGGCGATTGAGCAGGTGTGCAATGTTCCTGTTGTCGGCTATCTCTTGTGGCAGGACGAGATCGACATCCCATCCCGCCACCTGGGATTGGTGCCTGCCATCGAGCGCGGCGAAATGGCGCCTTTGTTCGAAGTACTTGGGAAGACGGCCGAGGGGTCGATCGACATCGACAGGATTTTAGAGTTGGCTCAGTTCGACGCGCAATGGCATGCGCCACGCCCGTCACTCTTTGCCGAGCCACGTCGGGCACCGTTTGTCAGACTCGCCGTCGCCCGCGATAGTGCGTTTAATTTCTATTACCCAGAGAATCTGGAACTGATTGAGTGGTATGGTGCAGAGATCGAGTACTTTCGCCCTTTGGACGGAGAGCCTGTGCCCCTTACTGCGGATGGACTCTATCTGGGCGGAGGATTCCCGGAGGAGTTTGCCGCTCAACTCAGTGCACGTGACCAGGTTTTGGCCAGTGCTCTGCAGGTTGTGTCCTGTGGCATGCCCGTGTTTGCAGAATGCGGTGGATGGATGTTTCTCACGAGCTCGCTCGCGGACCGGGCAGGCACACAGCACCGGATGGTGGGCGCGATTCCCGCTGCCGTACAGATGCAAAACAAACGCGTGGCCCTTGGCTATCGCGAGGTGACCGCAGTAGCGGACAATCTGTTGCTTTGCAAAGGGGAAACGGCACGCGGTCACGAGTTTCATTATTCAACGGCGTCATTCGAACCACAAAATTGGCCATTCGCGTATGTGAGCGAGGGCCGACGCGGCGTGAATCAGGAAGGGTATGCGAAAGGCAACGTACTTGCTGGCTATACGCACCTGCACTTTGCATCGAACCCAAAGATGGTGAAGAGGCTTCTGCGGGCTTGTCAGGTTTATCGTGAGAGCCGCCTAGGACTAGGACGTGCGACGGCTGTGAGAGGCGAGATTTCATGA
- a CDS encoding CoA ester lyase yields the protein MSSLLFVPANDERKFAKASSLPCSGIVIDLEDAIHAQHKQVARASLSEIIPKYRNSKQKLYVRINGLHTPFWQDDLVEVVKIQPEGIIVPKAERDLHLIDECLVGLETSQGLKENHIKLMLILETAKALVDMEQILSSCARIDSATIGMADLSADLGTSWKDIVQQSPPLFIGLREQLALVSRKLGLNAPWDSVYMQFTDVEGLRRDAIISKRLGFQGKHVIHPSQIDIVNSVYRVSKEEYEEAKTILTKIEGHGAVQMEGLLIDEPVVKRARQIIERYEEQEVTA from the coding sequence ATGTCGTCGTTACTCTTCGTGCCGGCCAATGACGAACGGAAATTTGCGAAGGCTAGTTCGCTTCCCTGTTCTGGCATCGTGATCGATTTGGAGGACGCGATTCACGCGCAGCATAAGCAAGTGGCGCGTGCGTCGCTGTCAGAAATCATCCCCAAATACCGAAATTCAAAGCAAAAGCTTTACGTTCGCATCAATGGTCTTCACACGCCGTTTTGGCAGGACGACTTAGTGGAAGTGGTCAAAATCCAGCCAGAAGGCATCATCGTTCCAAAGGCTGAGCGGGATCTCCACCTGATCGATGAATGCCTGGTCGGGTTAGAGACAAGCCAGGGCCTCAAAGAGAATCACATCAAACTCATGCTCATCCTGGAGACGGCAAAGGCACTCGTCGACATGGAGCAGATTCTGTCGTCGTGTGCACGCATCGACAGCGCCACCATCGGTATGGCAGACTTGTCGGCCGATCTCGGCACCTCCTGGAAGGACATTGTGCAGCAGTCCCCCCCTTTGTTCATCGGCCTGCGCGAGCAACTCGCACTCGTCTCGCGAAAACTCGGTTTGAACGCGCCATGGGACTCCGTGTACATGCAATTTACCGATGTCGAGGGGCTCAGACGAGATGCCATCATCAGCAAACGGCTAGGGTTTCAAGGAAAGCACGTCATTCATCCCTCGCAAATCGACATCGTCAACAGCGTGTACAGGGTGTCCAAGGAAGAGTACGAGGAAGCGAAAACCATCCTCACCAAAATAGAGGGGCACGGCGCCGTCCAAATGGAAGGATTGCTCATCGATGAACCCGTCGTCAAACGCGCGCGGCAAATCATCGAGCGCTACGAAGAACAGGAGGTGACAGCGTGA
- a CDS encoding MFS transporter, whose product MKPTRVRWGVITLLFFATTINYLDRTNLSVALPVMSKNFHWTATAQGAISSAFLLSYGLLQLPIGALIDKWGTRLTYIWSIILWSLASMATAIANSFGILYLFRLILGVGEAPAFPAATKTASDWIPRRQRGIATGFFTAGVNMGSAVAMPLVAVIVTEFGWRMSFIVTGLIGFVWLVFWLVFYKERHVNPRVNAEEHALIEAGAEDPNVEEQKVPYTQLFTRKSTWGLMLGYFCQVYIMYVFITWLPSYLVKARHMSLLKTGFYGVLPFLFGAIFAFLGGVLADRWVKRNKNGRKYAMAIGLVFGVAVIPAVAVSSWGLALLFLTIAESGIMFSNGAAWSACSEIAPRGQTASVASMQNFGGNVGGYLAPIVTGYLIQSTGGSFASALILSGALAVLGALFYFFLLPSSKTTEAIS is encoded by the coding sequence CGCTGCTCTTTTTTGCAACGACTATCAACTACCTGGATCGTACGAACCTCTCTGTCGCATTGCCCGTGATGTCGAAAAACTTCCACTGGACGGCAACCGCACAAGGCGCCATCTCGTCGGCATTCCTACTATCCTACGGATTGCTGCAGCTTCCCATCGGTGCACTGATCGACAAATGGGGTACGAGGCTGACGTATATCTGGTCGATCATCCTGTGGAGCCTCGCATCTATGGCCACAGCGATCGCGAATTCATTTGGTATCCTCTATCTATTTCGTTTAATTCTAGGCGTGGGTGAAGCACCTGCATTCCCGGCAGCGACGAAGACCGCTTCCGACTGGATCCCCCGCCGCCAGCGCGGGATTGCCACCGGATTTTTTACAGCTGGCGTCAATATGGGTTCAGCTGTCGCGATGCCGCTCGTCGCAGTCATTGTGACGGAGTTTGGCTGGCGAATGTCGTTTATCGTAACGGGACTCATCGGATTTGTTTGGCTTGTGTTCTGGCTCGTCTTTTACAAAGAGCGCCACGTGAACCCCCGCGTCAACGCGGAGGAACACGCCTTAATCGAGGCTGGCGCCGAAGATCCGAATGTGGAAGAGCAAAAGGTTCCCTACACTCAGCTGTTCACACGCAAATCGACGTGGGGATTAATGCTCGGCTATTTCTGCCAGGTCTACATTATGTACGTATTCATCACGTGGCTGCCCAGTTATCTAGTCAAAGCTCGCCATATGAGCCTCCTGAAAACCGGCTTTTACGGCGTTCTCCCCTTCCTCTTCGGCGCCATCTTCGCCTTTCTCGGCGGTGTACTCGCTGACAGGTGGGTGAAACGCAACAAAAATGGCCGGAAATATGCGATGGCCATCGGTCTCGTCTTCGGCGTCGCTGTCATTCCTGCAGTAGCCGTCAGTTCCTGGGGATTAGCTCTGTTATTCCTGACCATCGCGGAATCAGGGATCATGTTCAGCAACGGCGCAGCGTGGAGCGCATGTTCGGAAATTGCACCGCGAGGTCAAACCGCTTCCGTGGCATCCATGCAAAACTTCGGCGGCAATGTCGGGGGATACCTCGCACCCATCGTCACCGGATACCTGATCCAGTCAACTGGAGGCAGTTTTGCCAGCGCACTTATATTGTCTGGTGCTCTCGCTGTTCTCGGCGCGCTATTCTACTTCTTCTTACTCCCTAGTTCCAAGACAACCGAGGCCATTTCCTGA
- a CDS encoding cobalamin biosynthesis protein has translation MTKANAVVAITKHGTAIARRLQERMADVDVYYPEKFAAGDEQTRGITVFSGSVVAHVPSLFKAYSGLIGIFSLGAMVRLIAPLLKDKKTDPGVVVIDDRAENVISVLSGHLGGANDLTREVAKALGARPIITTASDVGQTLAVDLLGRAYGWEIANFDKVTQVSAAVVNEERVHIVQEAGERDWWTYDQPMPSYLRRFDTMSAAAQEPFDAALVITPRLLSAEEEATFLRNGVLYRPKVIVLGIGCNRGTSAGEIEDAVHATLRRAELSPQSIRNVATIDVKADEPGLLAFCDKYGLPLVTYRAEELNAVDIPNPSETVYQFVGAYGVSEPAARLSSGATGWVVEKVRSGNVTVSVCLTPDAAVSVAGVAR, from the coding sequence ATGACTAAAGCAAATGCGGTGGTCGCGATCACGAAACACGGCACGGCGATCGCGCGGCGTCTGCAGGAACGAATGGCAGATGTGGACGTGTACTACCCGGAGAAGTTTGCGGCAGGCGACGAGCAGACGCGGGGCATCACCGTCTTTTCGGGCTCTGTCGTGGCCCACGTGCCGTCTCTGTTCAAGGCGTATTCAGGGCTCATTGGCATCTTTTCGCTCGGCGCGATGGTGCGCCTCATCGCCCCTTTGCTGAAGGATAAGAAGACGGATCCGGGTGTGGTCGTGATCGACGATCGGGCGGAAAACGTCATCAGCGTCCTGTCTGGACACCTGGGTGGCGCCAACGATTTGACGCGCGAAGTGGCGAAGGCGCTCGGTGCCAGGCCGATCATCACGACGGCGTCGGACGTCGGCCAAACGTTGGCTGTTGACCTGCTCGGGCGCGCGTATGGCTGGGAGATTGCCAACTTTGACAAAGTCACGCAGGTCAGCGCGGCTGTCGTCAACGAAGAGCGCGTCCACATCGTCCAAGAGGCGGGCGAGCGCGACTGGTGGACCTATGATCAGCCGATGCCAAGCTATTTGCGCCGATTTGACACGATGTCGGCTGCGGCCCAGGAGCCGTTTGACGCCGCACTCGTCATCACGCCGCGGCTGTTGTCGGCAGAGGAGGAGGCGACCTTTCTGCGCAATGGCGTGTTGTATCGGCCAAAGGTGATTGTGCTTGGAATTGGCTGCAATCGCGGGACGTCGGCGGGCGAGATCGAGGACGCCGTCCACGCCACGCTCCGTAGGGCGGAACTCTCGCCGCAGAGTATTCGGAACGTTGCAACCATCGACGTGAAGGCCGACGAGCCGGGACTTCTCGCGTTCTGCGACAAGTACGGCTTGCCCCTGGTGACCTACCGGGCCGAGGAACTCAACGCGGTGGACATCCCGAACCCGTCCGAGACGGTCTACCAGTTTGTCGGTGCCTATGGCGTGAGCGAACCGGCTGCTCGATTGTCCTCCGGGGCGACGGGCTGGGTCGTCGAAAAGGTGCGGTCGGGGAACGTGACCGTCTCGGTTTGCCTCACGCCGGACGCCGCCGTGTCGGTGGCAGGGGTGGCTCGATGA
- the cobI gene encoding precorrin-2 C(20)-methyltransferase, with translation MTTETGTLYGVGVGPGDPELITVKAFRLMQAAPVIAYPNKRKGAKSYALEIVELYVDAAEKTMLGLVFPMTRDEDVLQASWQKTVDTVWAHLEQGEDVVFVTEGDPMLYSTFIHMSRLVKSLHKEAKVVSVPGISSVNAAANTLGIPLADGDEVVAIVPAQDDRDAMRDVLLRHDCVVFLKVAKVLDVIIKLLDELDLTDQAMVCTKVTSANERVWYDVRDLKGAELNYLTLMVVRK, from the coding sequence GTGACGACTGAGACAGGCACGCTTTACGGCGTCGGGGTGGGGCCGGGAGATCCGGAACTGATTACGGTCAAAGCATTTCGCTTGATGCAGGCGGCGCCGGTCATCGCGTACCCGAACAAGCGCAAGGGCGCGAAGAGCTACGCGCTGGAGATCGTGGAACTGTATGTCGATGCGGCGGAAAAGACAATGCTCGGCCTCGTCTTTCCGATGACGAGAGATGAGGACGTCCTGCAGGCGTCGTGGCAAAAGACCGTCGATACCGTCTGGGCCCATTTGGAACAAGGGGAGGACGTCGTCTTCGTCACGGAGGGCGATCCGATGCTCTACAGCACGTTTATCCACATGAGCCGCCTCGTCAAATCCCTGCACAAAGAAGCGAAGGTCGTCTCCGTGCCGGGCATTTCCTCGGTCAATGCCGCAGCGAATACCCTGGGTATTCCGCTGGCAGACGGGGATGAGGTGGTGGCCATCGTCCCTGCGCAGGACGATCGCGACGCCATGCGCGACGTCCTGCTGCGCCACGACTGTGTGGTGTTTTTGAAGGTCGCCAAAGTACTCGACGTGATAATCAAACTACTCGACGAATTGGACCTCACGGACCAAGCGATGGTCTGTACGAAAGTGACCTCGGCCAACGAGCGCGTCTGGTACGATGTACGCGATTTGAAAGGCGCAGAGCTCAACTATCTAACGCTGATGGTGGTGAGGAAATGA
- the cobM gene encoding precorrin-4 C(11)-methyltransferase codes for MKLEAKVYIVGAGPGDPELITVKGMRILEQADVVIYTDSLVREELLDYCRPGTQVYKSAGMTLEEIVESMAAHVRMGHSVARVHTGDPAVFGAILEQIGLLRRANIPYEVVPGVSSVFAAAAVLGAELTVPELTQTVILTRVGGRTPVPEGEQLRDLARHHATMALYLSATLAKKAVDELLAADWSPDTPVAVVQKATWPDQKVIRTTLSGLVRAMGDAHVSMHAMILAGWALDPDLALQDGYRSKLYDKTFTHRFRRGVANHD; via the coding sequence ATGAAGCTCGAAGCAAAGGTGTACATCGTCGGGGCTGGCCCAGGAGATCCGGAGCTCATCACCGTGAAAGGGATGCGCATTCTCGAGCAGGCGGACGTCGTCATCTACACCGACAGCCTGGTCCGCGAGGAACTGCTTGACTATTGTCGGCCGGGGACACAGGTGTACAAGAGTGCAGGCATGACACTCGAGGAAATTGTCGAGTCGATGGCGGCCCACGTCCGGATGGGGCACAGCGTCGCGCGCGTGCATACGGGAGATCCGGCCGTATTTGGCGCCATTCTCGAACAAATCGGGCTCTTGCGGCGCGCGAATATCCCGTACGAAGTGGTCCCCGGCGTCAGTTCCGTATTTGCGGCCGCGGCTGTGCTCGGGGCCGAACTGACCGTGCCCGAGTTGACCCAAACGGTCATTCTCACGCGCGTGGGCGGGCGCACGCCCGTACCAGAGGGCGAACAACTACGCGACCTCGCCCGCCACCACGCAACCATGGCGCTCTATCTCAGCGCTACGCTCGCCAAGAAAGCGGTCGATGAACTGCTCGCCGCCGACTGGTCCCCTGACACGCCAGTCGCGGTCGTGCAGAAGGCGACGTGGCCGGACCAGAAGGTGATTCGCACCACGCTGTCGGGGCTCGTTCGCGCCATGGGTGACGCACACGTCTCGATGCACGCCATGATCTTGGCTGGCTGGGCGCTCGATCCCGACCTCGCACTACAGGACGGGTATCGCTCTAAACTGTACGACAAGACGTTTACCCATCGCTTTCGAAGGGGCGTGGCCAATCATGACTAA
- a CDS encoding CoA transferase produces the protein MTSLLHDLRVLDMSTMIAAPTAASLLADYGAEVVKLERPGTGDFVRKFGAQKQGQGLYWKSLGRNKQSVALDLHRPEVQALVQDWVKTFDVVVENFRPGTLEKWNLGPDVLLSANPSLIVLRVTAYGQDGPYRDRPGFGTLAEAMTGIASVTGFPDKPPLLPAFPLADVIAGYLGSNAVLAALHRREQTGDGEIIDLAIYEALMKVIELQIIEYDQNGTLHRRNGNQLEDTAPRGAYQCHDGLWIALSGSTQPIAERVLRAIGGEALVNDERFATNLDRVAHADELDALIASWCQKRDRDTVIDELSSLGCAVGPLETMDSMLTNPQILARKSITTVPDPELGPVRMTNVFPRFERAKPEIWSTGPAGVGGDTMRILQRDLGLPEDAIRRIVADS, from the coding sequence GTGACATCCCTTCTCCACGACCTGCGCGTGCTCGACATGTCGACGATGATCGCAGCCCCGACAGCGGCCTCCTTACTAGCGGATTACGGAGCGGAAGTGGTGAAGCTCGAGCGGCCGGGGACTGGCGATTTCGTTCGCAAGTTTGGCGCGCAAAAACAGGGACAGGGCCTGTACTGGAAGTCACTCGGCCGGAACAAACAGAGCGTGGCCCTCGATTTACATCGTCCCGAAGTCCAAGCGCTCGTGCAGGACTGGGTGAAGACATTCGATGTGGTCGTCGAGAACTTTCGCCCAGGGACGCTGGAAAAGTGGAATTTGGGACCGGATGTCTTGCTCTCTGCGAACCCGTCGCTCATCGTGTTGCGCGTGACGGCGTACGGTCAGGACGGCCCTTACCGCGATCGGCCCGGATTTGGAACGCTGGCAGAGGCCATGACTGGCATCGCGTCGGTCACTGGATTCCCCGACAAACCTCCGTTGCTTCCAGCATTCCCGCTCGCCGATGTCATCGCAGGCTACTTGGGCTCCAACGCCGTACTCGCAGCACTGCACCGACGAGAGCAAACCGGCGACGGAGAGATCATTGATCTCGCCATATACGAAGCGCTCATGAAAGTGATCGAGCTGCAAATCATCGAATACGACCAAAATGGCACGCTCCACAGGCGCAACGGAAATCAGCTCGAGGACACCGCCCCTAGGGGGGCTTACCAGTGTCATGATGGCCTGTGGATCGCGCTGTCGGGCAGCACGCAACCCATTGCAGAACGGGTGCTGCGAGCGATCGGCGGCGAAGCGCTGGTCAACGACGAACGATTTGCAACCAATCTGGACCGGGTTGCACATGCCGACGAACTGGACGCGCTCATCGCCAGCTGGTGTCAAAAGCGGGATCGGGATACGGTCATTGATGAGCTCTCGAGCCTCGGCTGCGCGGTGGGCCCGCTCGAGACGATGGATAGTATGCTGACAAACCCACAGATCCTCGCCCGCAAGTCGATCACCACCGTGCCCGATCCGGAACTGGGTCCGGTCCGAATGACCAACGTGTTCCCGCGGTTTGAACGCGCGAAACCCGAGATTTGGTCGACTGGCCCCGCTGGCGTCGGAGGTGACACCATGCGGATATTGCAACGGGATTTAGGTCTGCCGGAGGACGCGATACGGCGCATTGTGGCAGACTCTTGA
- a CDS encoding histidine phosphatase family protein, producing MIRLILLRHGETDWNKDARLQGTQPTALNETGIAQVQSACVALERQFGGSMAAIVTSPLLRAIQSAEICKEHFCMPFVVLEDLRERSFGALEGKCKADIRRDFAIDDVEQIMTNAFGIEPQSDVLLRLQRAMDVLRRRFAGQTVLAITHGSVIRLAGNLYNVGGGIIPNGSYIELVVE from the coding sequence GTGATCCGGTTGATTCTTCTGCGCCATGGTGAAACCGACTGGAATAAGGACGCGCGACTACAGGGGACACAACCTACGGCGTTAAATGAGACGGGTATCGCTCAGGTGCAAAGTGCTTGTGTGGCGTTAGAGCGCCAATTCGGGGGCAGTATGGCTGCTATCGTGACGAGTCCACTCCTGCGTGCCATTCAGTCTGCAGAGATCTGCAAAGAGCACTTTTGCATGCCGTTTGTAGTTTTGGAAGACTTGCGAGAGCGTTCGTTTGGCGCACTTGAGGGGAAATGTAAAGCAGACATCCGCCGAGATTTCGCGATCGACGATGTGGAACAGATCATGACGAACGCGTTCGGCATCGAGCCGCAAAGTGACGTGCTGCTGCGCCTCCAACGCGCCATGGATGTTCTTCGCAGGCGTTTTGCAGGCCAAACCGTATTGGCCATTACGCACGGAAGCGTCATCCGATTGGCGGGAAATCTTTACAATGTCGGCGGTGGCATCATCCCGAACGGATCGTATATCGAACTCGTCGTGGAGTGA
- a CDS encoding amino acid ABC transporter ATP-binding protein — MIKIDHLNKSFGKLDVLKDVSLEIDKGEVVALIGPSGSGKSTLLRCLNLLEIPTAGHVYIDGTDITAKATNVVKIRENMGMVFQHFNLFPHMTVMENMIYAPTKVKGLTKETAKQEAMRLLSQVGLAEKADAYPATLSGGQKQRVAIARALAMKPEIMLFDEPTSALDPEMVKEVLQVIQDLAHTGITMVIVTHEMGFARNVADRICFLDGGTLVEVAQPQEFFTNPKTDRAKEFLSKVL, encoded by the coding sequence GTGATTAAAATCGACCACCTCAACAAGTCGTTTGGGAAGTTAGACGTCCTCAAGGACGTATCTCTCGAAATCGACAAGGGCGAAGTCGTGGCTCTGATTGGGCCGTCGGGTTCCGGGAAATCCACGTTGCTTCGCTGCTTAAACCTGCTCGAGATCCCGACCGCAGGGCATGTGTACATCGACGGTACGGACATCACGGCCAAAGCCACGAACGTGGTGAAAATCCGTGAAAACATGGGGATGGTGTTTCAACACTTCAACCTGTTTCCGCACATGACCGTGATGGAAAACATGATCTATGCGCCGACCAAAGTCAAGGGTCTCACTAAGGAGACCGCCAAGCAAGAGGCGATGCGGCTGTTGAGTCAGGTGGGACTCGCCGAGAAGGCAGACGCCTACCCTGCGACATTGTCCGGTGGGCAGAAGCAACGCGTGGCCATCGCCCGCGCACTCGCGATGAAACCTGAGATCATGTTATTCGATGAACCGACATCGGCACTCGATCCGGAGATGGTCAAGGAGGTCCTACAGGTGATTCAGGACTTGGCCCACACCGGCATCACGATGGTCATCGTGACACACGAAATGGGATTCGCGCGCAACGTGGCGGATCGGATTTGCTTCTTGGACGGCGGAACGCTCGTCGAAGTGGCACAGCCTCAGGAATTCTTCACGAACCCAAAGACCGACAGGGCGAAGGAATTCCTGTCAAAGGTGCTGTAA
- a CDS encoding transporter substrate-binding domain-containing protein gives MQKRVRICAAATAVALMAAVTGCGTSSTNSDTNGSTTNGSSSEPTLVLATSADYKPYEYHDTSNGQDQIVGFDIDVANAIAKQLHFKVKIEDMNFDGLIAALQAKRADFVIAGMTPTATRKKSVDFSDVYYQAENVVLTKKGHTVKTMNDLSGEKVAVQLGSIQETAAQSIPNVKLDSLDTIPTVVQEVLSNRADAAVIENTVATGYLKSDPQLQLNKIAGMTENGSAIAFPKGSPWTQKFDTAIEKMKQDGELQQLANKWFGGSQ, from the coding sequence ATGCAAAAACGAGTGAGAATCTGCGCAGCTGCGACAGCTGTTGCTTTGATGGCTGCCGTGACCGGATGTGGGACATCCAGCACGAACAGCGATACGAATGGATCTACGACGAACGGTTCGAGTTCGGAACCGACCTTGGTGTTGGCGACTTCCGCCGACTATAAACCATATGAGTACCACGATACGTCGAATGGGCAGGACCAAATCGTCGGCTTTGACATCGACGTAGCGAACGCCATCGCGAAGCAATTGCACTTCAAGGTGAAGATTGAAGATATGAACTTTGACGGTCTGATTGCGGCACTGCAGGCGAAGCGGGCGGATTTCGTCATCGCTGGCATGACCCCGACGGCAACTCGCAAGAAGAGCGTCGATTTCTCTGACGTCTACTATCAAGCGGAAAACGTCGTGCTCACGAAAAAGGGCCACACGGTAAAGACGATGAACGACTTGTCCGGTGAAAAGGTTGCGGTTCAGTTGGGATCGATTCAGGAAACTGCCGCACAGTCGATTCCGAACGTGAAATTGGATTCGCTCGACACCATCCCGACCGTTGTACAAGAGGTTCTTTCAAACCGCGCGGATGCGGCGGTGATCGAGAACACCGTTGCGACGGGCTACCTCAAGAGCGATCCGCAGTTGCAGTTGAACAAGATCGCCGGCATGACGGAGAATGGGTCCGCCATCGCGTTCCCGAAAGGCTCACCCTGGACGCAGAAGTTTGACACCGCGATCGAGAAGATGAAACAGGACGGAGAACTCCAGCAACTGGCCAACAAATGGTTCGGTGGCAGTCAGTGA
- a CDS encoding (2Fe-2S) ferredoxin domain-containing protein — protein MSRGAVRAGTVALDQSAFGALWGMFMDITAGETFGITTKRQVLAQIVVCNGCCCGRTDKGKPAIPVDWLKQTWKERRLQKHVQLTISGCLGPCDIVNVVSLVTSEGQRWFGGIKDAEPFRSLVEWAQATAELGEAPELPAELLQYEFRRFV, from the coding sequence ATGAGCCGTGGAGCAGTACGCGCTGGGACGGTTGCACTTGATCAATCGGCCTTCGGGGCCTTGTGGGGGATGTTCATGGATATCACCGCTGGGGAAACATTTGGAATTACGACAAAACGGCAGGTATTAGCCCAGATTGTCGTGTGTAACGGCTGTTGTTGTGGTCGTACAGACAAAGGGAAGCCAGCGATTCCCGTGGACTGGCTCAAACAGACGTGGAAGGAGCGGCGGTTGCAAAAACATGTGCAACTGACCATCAGCGGCTGCCTCGGCCCGTGCGACATTGTCAATGTGGTGAGTCTCGTCACCAGCGAGGGGCAGCGGTGGTTTGGTGGCATCAAGGACGCTGAACCATTTCGCTCGCTGGTCGAGTGGGCGCAAGCGACGGCAGAGCTCGGTGAAGCTCCAGAGTTGCCTGCTGAACTTCTCCAGTATGAATTTCGGAGATTCGTCTAG